In one Solanum dulcamara chromosome 1, daSolDulc1.2, whole genome shotgun sequence genomic region, the following are encoded:
- the LOC129886157 gene encoding uncharacterized protein LOC129886157 — protein sequence MKPFVSLLKDPKIRRSCFCVIFPTASFLCLILLLGTDFAENHKERSLRWRSSCQNQCRPNGSETLPEGIIVKTSNLERRPLWGYPEKKEPSKYLFAAAVGIKQKETVNKMVQKFLSSDFVVMLFHYDGIVDGWRTFEWSNSVIHISALNQTKWWFAKRFLHPDIVAEYRYIFLWDEDLGVENFNPKRYISIVRDEGLEISQPALDMGKSEVHHQITARGRRSRVHRRTYKAGDTGTRCDYTSMAPPCTGWIEVMAPVFSHAAWRCVWYMIQNDLIHAWGLDIQLGYCAQGDRTQNIGVVDAEYIVHYGLPTLGEPEKKKNLTVGGENITSLGKQAPSQPNALNFRVEVRRQSYNEYKIFKRRWKQAVNEDTCWTDPYPESEK from the exons atgaagCCATtt GTGTCACTACTCAAAGATCCAAAAATCAGGAGGTCATGTTTCTGTGTTATCTTTCCTACAGCGTCGTTTTTGTGTCTGATTCTCTTGTTGGGGACCGACTTTGCAGAAAATCATAAAGAG AGAAGTTTGAGGTGGCGAAGCTCATGTCAG AATCAATGCAGGCCTAATGGAAGTGAGACATTACCTGAAGGTATTATCGtcaagacttctaacttagaaAGACGGCCATTATGGGGCTATCCAGAG AAAAAAGAGCCTTCAAAGTACTTGTTTGCTGCAGCTGTTGGGATAAAGCAAAAAGAAACAGTAAACAAGATGGTACAAAAG TTTCTATCAAGTGATTTTGTGGTGATGCTTTTTCACTACGATGGCATTGTCGATGGATGGAGGACTTTTGAATGGAGTAACAGTGTAATACACATCTCAGCTTTGAACCAAACAAAATG GTGGTTTGCAAAAAGATTTTTACATCCAGATATAGTTGCTGAGTACAGATATATATTCCTCTGGGATGAAGACCTCGGAGTAGaaaatttcaacccaaaaag ATACATATCTATTGTGAGAGATGAAGGTCTTGAGATTTCACAACCAGCTCTGGATATGGGAAAATCAGAGGTGCATCATCAGATTACTGCTCGTGGGAGGAGATCAAGAGTGCACAG AAGGACTTATAAGGCTGGCGATACTGGCACTCGGTGTGACTATACCAGTATGGCTCCTCCTTGTACAGG GTGGATAGAAGTAATGGCTCCTGTGTTTTCTCACGCTGCCTGGCGCTGCGTCTGGTATATGATCCAG AATGACTTGATCCATGCTTGGGGTTTGGACATTCAGCTCGGTTACTGCGCACAG GGAGACAGAACTCAAAATATTGGAGTTGTCGATGCTGAATACATTGTTCATTATGGCCTTCCGACACTAGGAGAGCCCGAAAAGAAG AAGAATTTGACAGTGGGCGGAGAAAACATCACAAGCCTTGGAAAACAA GCACCGTCTCAACCCAACGCTCTCAATTTCAGAGTGGAG GTGAGAAGACAATCGTACAACGAGTATAAGATATTCAAAAGACGATGGAAACAGGCTGTCAATGAGGACACATGTTGGACGGATCCCTATCCAGAGTCAGAGAAGTAA